The following proteins come from a genomic window of Alicyclobacillus dauci:
- the cas12b gene encoding type V CRISPR-associated protein Cas12b — MAVKSVKVKLRLGDMAEIRAGLWKLHTEVNAGVRYYTEWLSLLRQESLYRRSPNDDGTQECYKKAEDCKLELLERLRQRQLENRHRGAAGSNEELLQLARQLYELLIPQSVGGTGAAPQLAREFLSGLTDPDSVAGQGKAKSGRKPHWVKMRNEGLPGWEEEKAKDDARRSVKSNASVLNLLKNFGLIPLMQVYTASAMSSVEWKPLRKGQAVRTWDRDMFQQAIERMMSWESWNQRVGEEYAKLVEQRDRFWQKNFVGQEHLVHLVKQMEQEMKEASPGLEAKEQTAHYITKRALRGADRVFEKWANLSAKLPLEQYDAVIKVVQRENSRRFGSHDLFAKLAEPKYHALWRDDPSFVTRYAVYNSILRKVDHAKLYATFTLPNPVAHPIWTRFDKLGGNLHQYTFLFNELGPGKHAIRFQRILVVENSATKEVDDAMVPVAMSKQLKKLLPKAADGPIALSLCDHGATQAFEGEFGGAKIQYHRNRLDRLDARMRKHPVEQASRGYRPSDPTWASEEAGMSI; from the coding sequence ATGGCCGTCAAATCCGTAAAGGTCAAGTTGCGTTTGGGGGACATGGCAGAGATTCGGGCGGGGCTTTGGAAACTCCACACGGAGGTCAACGCTGGAGTTCGCTATTATACCGAATGGCTAAGTCTCCTTCGCCAGGAGAGTTTGTACAGGCGAAGCCCAAACGATGATGGAACTCAGGAGTGCTACAAGAAGGCTGAAGATTGCAAATTAGAGCTGCTAGAACGGCTGCGACAGCGTCAATTGGAGAACCGGCATCGTGGAGCGGCGGGATCGAATGAGGAATTGCTGCAGTTGGCGCGACAGCTTTACGAATTGTTGATACCCCAGTCGGTTGGGGGAACAGGTGCTGCTCCGCAATTGGCACGCGAGTTTCTCAGTGGACTTACGGATCCGGACTCCGTCGCCGGACAGGGTAAGGCCAAGTCCGGAAGGAAACCTCACTGGGTCAAGATGCGTAATGAAGGACTCCCTGGCTGGGAGGAAGAGAAGGCCAAGGATGACGCAAGGAGATCGGTGAAGTCCAATGCAAGTGTACTGAATTTATTGAAAAACTTTGGGCTCATCCCATTGATGCAGGTTTACACTGCGTCGGCCATGTCTTCAGTGGAGTGGAAACCACTGCGCAAGGGACAGGCTGTTCGAACGTGGGACAGGGACATGTTCCAGCAGGCCATAGAGCGGATGATGTCGTGGGAATCGTGGAATCAGAGGGTTGGGGAAGAATATGCGAAGTTGGTAGAGCAGCGCGATCGCTTCTGGCAGAAGAACTTTGTGGGACAAGAGCACCTGGTCCATCTCGTCAAGCAGATGGAACAAGAAATGAAGGAAGCTTCCCCAGGTCTTGAGGCGAAGGAACAGACTGCGCATTATATCACCAAGCGGGCGTTGCGTGGGGCGGATCGGGTTTTTGAAAAATGGGCAAATCTTTCAGCTAAATTACCCTTAGAACAGTATGATGCGGTGATTAAGGTTGTACAGAGGGAAAATTCACGCCGCTTTGGCTCGCACGACCTATTTGCAAAACTGGCAGAACCAAAATATCACGCGCTGTGGCGGGACGATCCGTCGTTTGTAACACGCTACGCGGTTTACAACAGTATCCTTCGAAAAGTCGATCATGCCAAACTATACGCGACATTCACACTCCCTAACCCAGTGGCACATCCCATTTGGACGCGGTTCGATAAATTGGGCGGGAACCTGCATCAGTACACGTTCCTCTTCAACGAGTTGGGGCCAGGCAAACACGCGATTCGCTTTCAGAGGATCCTGGTCGTAGAAAACAGCGCCACGAAGGAAGTCGACGACGCGATGGTGCCTGTTGCAATGTCGAAACAATTGAAGAAGTTGCTCCCCAAAGCTGCAGATGGGCCGATTGCACTGTCGCTATGTGACCATGGCGCAACACAGGCTTTTGAAGGCGAATTTGGTGGAGCGAAGATACAGTATCATCGAAATCGATTGGACCGATTGGATGCCCGTATGCGAAAGCATCCAGTGGAGCAAGCGTCTCGAGGCTATCGTCCATCCGATCCGACGTGGGCGTCGGAGGAAGCGGGGATGTCTATCTGA
- a CDS encoding FAD-dependent monooxygenase, giving the protein MGQTNSVAVLVIGGGIGGLAAALAISRAGKQVCVLEQAPEFGEIGAGLQLGPNAMAVLDKLGLYNEASKYAVFPERLVIMDAIKGRELSALDLGREFISRYGYPYAVMHRSDLHTVLAEACRREGNMSLLTNKKVVSIQDHGAEVEVLCQDGSVYLAEAVIGADGLWSTARKLLVEDKPIADGFVAYRGAVPLSGMTAHARLEDVVMWIGPDMHFVQYPIRSNELYNQVAVFKSKRYHEGAEDWGTPDELDAHYAMCCPTIQKAIQYIHRDQHWKMFDREPIDNWTQGRITLLGDSAHPMYQYMAQGACQAIEDSDCLGRMFSLHGTNIDTVFAEYQKERIPRTARVQRSVRTWGEIIHASNPTTVLLRNTIMEQRASTDYSVVEWLYGGHKVKAENQAVI; this is encoded by the coding sequence ATGGGACAGACCAACAGCGTTGCTGTGTTGGTTATTGGCGGAGGCATTGGAGGTCTTGCGGCCGCTCTTGCGATTTCAAGGGCGGGTAAACAAGTTTGTGTCCTTGAACAAGCACCGGAATTCGGGGAAATCGGCGCTGGGCTACAGTTAGGTCCAAATGCCATGGCTGTTCTGGACAAACTTGGGCTATATAATGAAGCTTCAAAATATGCTGTTTTTCCAGAACGACTTGTCATCATGGATGCCATCAAAGGAAGAGAACTATCTGCGCTCGATCTCGGACGGGAGTTCATATCTAGGTACGGATATCCGTATGCTGTTATGCATCGGTCTGACCTTCACACAGTGCTCGCGGAAGCATGTAGACGTGAGGGAAACATGTCGCTTCTTACAAATAAAAAGGTAGTTTCCATTCAGGATCATGGAGCGGAAGTAGAGGTTCTATGTCAAGACGGTTCGGTGTATCTCGCAGAGGCTGTCATAGGAGCAGATGGACTATGGTCCACTGCTAGGAAGCTGCTTGTTGAGGATAAACCTATCGCTGATGGATTTGTTGCTTATCGAGGTGCCGTGCCGCTGTCTGGAATGACCGCTCACGCACGTTTAGAGGATGTCGTAATGTGGATCGGACCAGATATGCACTTTGTACAGTATCCCATCCGCAGTAACGAACTTTACAACCAAGTAGCAGTCTTTAAGAGTAAACGCTATCACGAGGGCGCAGAAGACTGGGGAACGCCGGATGAGCTGGACGCTCACTACGCCATGTGCTGCCCGACGATTCAGAAAGCAATCCAGTATATTCATCGGGACCAACATTGGAAGATGTTCGACAGGGAGCCGATCGATAACTGGACACAAGGGCGGATTACGTTGCTTGGTGACTCGGCCCACCCCATGTACCAGTATATGGCTCAAGGGGCATGTCAGGCCATCGAGGATTCGGACTGCTTAGGCAGGATGTTCAGTCTTCACGGGACCAATATCGACACTGTGTTTGCAGAATATCAAAAGGAGAGGATTCCTCGTACAGCTCGCGTCCAGCGAAGTGTTCGTACATGGGGTGAAATCATCCATGCGTCTAATCCCACCACCGTATTGTTGAGAAACACCATCATGGAGCAACGGGCGTCAACTGATTATAGCGTTGTCGAATGGCTCTACGGGGGGCACAAAGTTAAGGCTGAAAATCAGGCGGTAATTTGA
- a CDS encoding TIGR02679 domain-containing protein, which translates to MRYLGQTGLKRLWDAVRDKYERYGRVGGTVKLDDVSTDEVEALSGLLAINLYGQTRFAVQLTKIDAALQASKFDVTLEEALGYLFPDMTTREQRVVESEANWSAFCMWARHDVGLPSILDWIDRLSQRDAPGYRTYLDCYQEYVQTGQCDAWSNAVQALELSLSSNLVWRLPVFAAHVTGNPHGLDRDTLAGKVFYWGLVALIGDEAGMETLTSMQALESVDDLYGADSPSEYTRMVYSKAGIVLDDVSSIVWVGNWEGFYDAPVAIPLITLESRITELPAVEAVYVVENPSVFAELTEQIPTGIPVVCTSGQPSVAALRLLDMAVASGATLYYNGDFDVKGLQMTIFLRQRYGHSLEPWHMDTCTYRSASNAKQPGLSEREVQALKNLKVDWDDMLIETMASVRRKVFQEQFIPVLVSDFVGGLV; encoded by the coding sequence TTGAGGTATCTTGGCCAAACCGGATTAAAGCGATTATGGGATGCGGTTAGGGATAAATATGAGCGATATGGGCGCGTTGGTGGAACGGTGAAACTCGACGATGTCTCGACAGACGAGGTTGAGGCGTTGTCGGGTCTTTTGGCCATCAATCTCTACGGTCAGACCCGTTTCGCTGTGCAACTAACCAAGATTGACGCTGCACTCCAGGCGAGCAAATTCGACGTAACCCTGGAGGAAGCATTAGGTTATCTGTTTCCCGACATGACAACGCGCGAACAACGAGTGGTCGAATCCGAAGCCAATTGGTCCGCATTTTGTATGTGGGCGAGACACGACGTCGGCCTTCCATCGATTCTCGATTGGATCGACCGACTAAGCCAACGTGATGCGCCGGGGTATCGAACCTATCTCGATTGCTATCAGGAGTACGTGCAGACTGGTCAGTGCGATGCTTGGAGCAACGCTGTACAAGCTCTGGAACTCTCGCTTTCATCAAATCTCGTGTGGAGACTTCCGGTATTTGCGGCCCATGTGACTGGCAATCCACACGGACTAGATAGAGATACGCTGGCCGGCAAGGTGTTTTATTGGGGATTGGTCGCTTTAATAGGTGATGAAGCAGGGATGGAGACGTTGACGTCTATGCAGGCGCTCGAGTCAGTCGACGACCTGTACGGAGCTGACTCGCCTTCCGAATATACGCGAATGGTGTACTCGAAGGCCGGAATTGTCTTGGATGACGTTAGTTCCATTGTTTGGGTCGGGAATTGGGAAGGTTTTTACGACGCGCCCGTTGCTATTCCATTAATCACACTAGAGAGTCGTATTACCGAACTACCGGCAGTGGAAGCGGTTTACGTGGTCGAGAATCCGTCTGTTTTTGCCGAGTTAACTGAACAGATCCCAACTGGCATCCCCGTGGTCTGCACAAGTGGGCAGCCGTCGGTCGCGGCGCTTCGCCTGTTGGACATGGCTGTTGCGTCTGGTGCAACTCTTTATTACAACGGGGACTTCGACGTCAAAGGATTGCAGATGACAATATTTTTGCGCCAACGATATGGACACAGTCTGGAACCGTGGCACATGGATACATGTACATATCGATCCGCGAGTAACGCAAAACAACCGGGTCTGTCCGAGCGGGAAGTGCAAGCGCTGAAGAATCTCAAAGTGGATTGGGACGACATGCTGATTGAAACGATGGCGAGCGTGCGGAGAAAGGTATTTCAGGAGCAGTTTATTCCGGTGTTGGTGAGTGATTTTGTAGGTGGTTTAGTCTAG
- the cas2 gene encoding CRISPR-associated endonuclease Cas2: MRRYVLVSYDISDPKRWRKVYKIVRGYGTHVQYSVFLCQLTDQDEAELKQLLLDVIHHSMDQVIFARLGTVQSNAAERNMTCIGRDFVPLDLKGLVF, encoded by the coding sequence ATGCGTCGTTATGTGCTTGTCAGTTACGACATCAGTGACCCAAAACGATGGCGGAAGGTATATAAGATTGTACGAGGATATGGGACTCACGTTCAGTATTCTGTATTCCTCTGCCAACTGACTGATCAGGATGAGGCAGAACTGAAGCAATTGCTACTCGATGTGATTCATCATTCCATGGATCAGGTCATTTTTGCGAGGCTTGGAACCGTGCAGTCGAATGCGGCGGAGCGGAATATGACATGCATCGGGCGAGACTTTGTGCCGCTCGATTTGAAGGGTTTAGTTTTTTGA
- the cas12b gene encoding type V CRISPR-associated protein Cas12b, which yields MGVGGSGDVYLNLSLRVQNKSDARGERRPAYASLFKLVGDTNRAYVNFDRLQDYIEEHPDEGKFGSEGLRAGLRVMSVDLGLRTSASISVFRVAKKDELQPDLNGRAPTFYPIKEVDNLVAIHERSQLLKLPGETESKELRQIREQRLTALNKLRSQLTYLRQLVRCSSDDERRRERSWSRLTESSLDATDRMTEDWRIAFDAELEKLKELHGTCGDAEWIAAVNESIKVLWRHMGKQVRDWRKEVRSGDKIKVRGYARDVVGGNSIGQIDYLERQYKFLKSWSFFGKVSGQVIRAERGSRFAVTLRAHIDHAKEDRLKKLADRMIMEALGYVYCVNGRGKGEWVAKYPPCQFILLEELSEYRFHNDRPPSENNQLMQWSHRGVFEELKNQADMHDVLVGTMYSAFSSRFDARTGAPGVRCRRVPARCVRGNGSESLPWWLSKFVEDYKLDRSQLRPDDLIPTRDGEFFVSPFSADEGDLRQVHADLNAAQNLQRRLWSNFDISEIRVRCDWGEEAGEPILIPRVTSKRAAELYKNRIFMTNNNVTFYERDRGKKRAKIIHKDDISEEEMELPNEADEAREKSVVLLRDPSGIINHGHWTIQKVFWSLLNKRIEGYLLRKIRQRGTACKEV from the coding sequence GTGGGCGTCGGAGGAAGCGGGGATGTCTATCTGAACCTAAGCCTTCGCGTACAAAACAAATCTGATGCTCGCGGTGAGCGGCGCCCGGCGTATGCATCGCTGTTTAAGCTTGTCGGAGATACGAATCGAGCGTACGTCAATTTCGACAGGCTGCAAGACTACATAGAAGAACATCCAGATGAAGGCAAGTTTGGTTCAGAGGGATTACGAGCCGGCCTGCGCGTCATGAGTGTCGATCTCGGCCTGCGCACGTCCGCATCCATCTCCGTGTTTCGCGTGGCAAAGAAAGACGAGTTGCAACCGGACTTAAACGGGAGAGCCCCCACGTTTTACCCGATAAAGGAAGTGGATAACTTGGTCGCCATCCATGAGCGCTCCCAATTGTTGAAGCTGCCGGGGGAAACGGAATCAAAGGAGCTGCGGCAAATTCGCGAGCAACGGTTGACGGCTCTGAACAAATTGCGATCACAGTTGACTTACCTCCGGCAACTTGTCCGGTGCAGCTCAGACGATGAGAGGCGGCGGGAGCGGAGTTGGTCGCGACTGACGGAGAGCTCACTTGATGCAACGGATCGGATGACCGAGGATTGGCGAATCGCGTTCGACGCGGAACTGGAGAAGCTCAAGGAATTGCATGGGACGTGCGGAGACGCAGAATGGATTGCTGCGGTTAACGAGAGTATCAAGGTTTTGTGGCGTCACATGGGGAAGCAGGTTCGGGATTGGCGCAAAGAAGTTCGGAGTGGGGATAAAATCAAGGTCCGCGGCTATGCTCGGGATGTGGTGGGTGGAAACTCAATCGGGCAGATCGACTATTTGGAGCGGCAATATAAGTTTCTCAAGAGCTGGAGTTTCTTTGGGAAAGTGTCCGGGCAAGTCATTCGTGCTGAACGAGGTTCCCGGTTTGCCGTAACATTGCGAGCGCATATCGATCACGCTAAGGAGGACCGTCTCAAGAAGCTCGCTGACAGGATGATCATGGAGGCCCTCGGCTACGTGTACTGTGTCAATGGGCGCGGAAAGGGCGAGTGGGTCGCCAAGTACCCGCCATGCCAATTCATCTTGTTGGAAGAGTTGAGCGAGTACCGCTTCCACAATGATAGACCACCGAGTGAGAACAATCAGTTGATGCAGTGGAGTCATCGCGGGGTATTTGAGGAACTAAAAAACCAGGCTGACATGCACGACGTGTTGGTTGGGACGATGTACTCAGCGTTCTCGTCGCGATTTGATGCTCGAACCGGCGCTCCGGGCGTCCGTTGTCGCAGAGTTCCGGCACGTTGTGTGCGAGGGAACGGTTCGGAGAGTTTACCGTGGTGGCTTAGCAAGTTCGTGGAGGATTATAAGCTCGACCGCTCTCAACTCAGACCGGACGACTTAATTCCCACGCGCGACGGAGAATTCTTCGTTTCTCCATTCAGCGCGGATGAGGGGGACCTTCGTCAGGTTCACGCCGATCTAAACGCGGCGCAGAACTTGCAGCGGCGTCTGTGGTCAAATTTCGATATCAGTGAAATCCGGGTGCGTTGCGATTGGGGAGAGGAGGCCGGGGAGCCCATTCTCATTCCCAGAGTGACAAGCAAACGGGCTGCTGAGTTATACAAGAACAGGATCTTCATGACGAATAACAACGTGACGTTTTATGAGCGGGATCGAGGGAAGAAGCGAGCGAAAATCATTCACAAGGACGACATTTCTGAAGAGGAGATGGAATTGCCGAACGAGGCTGACGAAGCGAGGGAGAAATCAGTTGTATTGCTCCGCGATCCGTCAGGCATCATTAACCACGGGCATTGGACAATTCAGAAGGTGTTTTGGTCCTTGTTGAACAAGCGTATAGAGGGATATTTATTACGCAAGATTCGTCAACGCGGAACAGCCTGTAAAGAGGTGTAG
- a CDS encoding exodeoxyribonuclease III encodes MKLVSWNVNGLRSCVNKGTFYEYFDHIQADIFCVQETKLQEGQINLELEGEYRQYWNYALKKGYSGTSVFSKASALSVRYGLEDETEPEGRIITLEFDSFYLVNVYTPNAKRDLSRLAYRLEWEDRFRNFVLQLDSHKPVIICGDLNVAHQEIDLKNFKGNRGNSGFTEEEREKMTLLLNSGFTDSFRYLYPDRTDAYSWWSNMPKVRDRNVGWRIDYFLVSSRLRPFIVDARIDSHVFGSDHCPVVLELEESLNPG; translated from the coding sequence CTGAAACTGGTATCCTGGAATGTTAATGGCTTGAGGTCATGTGTAAATAAAGGTACCTTTTACGAGTACTTTGATCATATCCAAGCGGATATATTCTGTGTTCAGGAGACGAAACTTCAGGAAGGGCAAATCAACCTAGAACTTGAGGGAGAATATAGGCAGTACTGGAACTACGCCCTGAAGAAAGGATATTCCGGAACTTCCGTATTCTCCAAGGCAAGTGCGCTTTCAGTACGCTATGGCCTGGAAGATGAAACAGAGCCCGAGGGACGTATCATTACACTCGAGTTTGACTCTTTCTATCTCGTGAACGTATACACCCCCAATGCAAAACGTGATCTATCAAGACTTGCATATCGGCTGGAATGGGAAGATCGATTTCGAAACTTTGTATTGCAGCTTGATTCACATAAGCCCGTCATCATCTGCGGTGATTTGAACGTCGCCCACCAGGAGATTGACCTCAAAAATTTCAAAGGGAATCGCGGTAATTCGGGTTTTACAGAGGAAGAACGGGAGAAGATGACGCTGCTCCTGAACTCTGGTTTCACGGACTCTTTTAGATACCTCTACCCTGACCGTACTGATGCTTACTCGTGGTGGTCAAATATGCCGAAGGTGCGGGATCGAAACGTTGGGTGGCGAATCGATTATTTTCTCGTTTCATCTAGATTACGTCCATTCATCGTCGACGCGAGGATAGATTCACACGTATTCGGGAGCGATCACTGCCCTGTTGTGCTGGAACTGGAGGAGTCTTTAAATCCGGGGTAA
- a CDS encoding IclR family transcriptional regulator — MKSEMTGLGIQSLEIGLSILKEISTADVPLSITEISERCNMPKSKLHRYLTSLYRTGFLKRDANLLYTLGEEFYSIGLKALGNLNIRQQAGPTLTRLRERLNETVALSIWTEEGPHFIHWEESLRAVNVGIRVGSQVSALKTAGGKVFLAFLPKDETEHVVQKELKEHGISRAAFEEEMASIRKRGFATTEGSLLQGIASVACPLFGRNNSVVASITIVGILGYLQTEEDSEVVDVLKEECLALSKTLL, encoded by the coding sequence ATGAAGAGCGAGATGACAGGACTCGGGATACAGTCCTTAGAAATTGGTCTAAGCATTTTGAAGGAAATCAGTACCGCAGACGTACCGCTCTCCATCACTGAGATCTCTGAACGATGCAACATGCCCAAAAGCAAACTGCATCGATACTTGACAAGCTTATATCGAACAGGGTTCCTAAAACGAGATGCCAATTTGCTGTATACACTCGGAGAAGAGTTCTATTCCATAGGACTCAAAGCTCTTGGAAATTTAAATATTAGACAGCAAGCCGGCCCCACGTTAACTCGACTTCGCGAGCGACTCAATGAGACAGTCGCATTGTCCATATGGACTGAAGAAGGCCCCCATTTCATCCACTGGGAGGAAAGTCTGCGGGCTGTTAACGTAGGCATTCGTGTCGGTAGCCAGGTCAGTGCCTTAAAAACCGCAGGAGGCAAGGTATTTTTAGCCTTCTTACCCAAGGATGAAACGGAGCATGTGGTTCAAAAGGAATTAAAGGAACACGGAATTTCACGTGCTGCGTTTGAAGAGGAAATGGCGTCTATTCGTAAAAGAGGGTTTGCCACTACAGAAGGAAGTTTATTGCAAGGTATCGCCTCTGTTGCCTGTCCACTATTTGGACGAAACAATTCCGTTGTCGCTTCGATCACGATTGTAGGAATTCTTGGGTACCTGCAAACGGAGGAAGATTCAGAAGTTGTAGATGTACTGAAAGAAGAGTGTCTGGCACTATCAAAGACATTATTGTAG
- a CDS encoding type II toxin-antitoxin system PemK/MazF family toxin, which yields MSKYKVGDIYSIRVEFEEDPQQAKIRPVVILYIDDNEKPVVAFVHPITSKAPQDPPKYHDNFKVEIRHWREAGLRKPSWVKSNRVIQIDVKAFITYIGHMNDTDLLRLLELLD from the coding sequence ATGAGCAAATATAAAGTTGGCGATATCTATTCCATTCGAGTGGAGTTCGAAGAAGACCCCCAACAAGCGAAAATCAGGCCTGTTGTAATTTTGTACATTGATGATAACGAAAAACCTGTTGTGGCCTTTGTTCACCCTATCACAAGCAAGGCGCCTCAAGACCCTCCAAAATATCATGACAACTTTAAGGTCGAGATACGTCACTGGCGAGAGGCGGGGCTTCGCAAGCCTTCCTGGGTCAAGTCCAATAGAGTAATCCAGATCGATGTAAAAGCATTTATAACCTATATTGGACATATGAACGACACCGATCTGTTACGTTTGCTGGAATTGCTAGACTAA
- a CDS encoding fumarylacetoacetate hydrolase family protein, with amino-acid sequence MKRDVPTIPVVFAKLSNTVCADGDGVPFPRVSEQLDYEAELAIVIGKQGRYISEDDAMDYVAGYTALNDITVRDWQHRTPQWLQGKSFDLSGPMGPVMVTADEIADPHNLDIKLWLNNELRQHDNTGRLIFNIPFLISFVSQIMTLEPGDVIATGTPGA; translated from the coding sequence ATGAAACGCGATGTTCCAACTATTCCGGTCGTGTTCGCGAAACTTTCGAACACCGTGTGTGCGGACGGAGACGGGGTTCCGTTTCCACGAGTATCTGAGCAACTCGATTATGAAGCTGAACTAGCCATCGTGATCGGAAAGCAAGGTCGATACATCTCCGAGGACGATGCCATGGATTATGTCGCGGGCTACACTGCCTTGAACGACATTACGGTGCGAGATTGGCAACACCGTACACCACAATGGCTCCAAGGGAAGTCGTTCGATCTCAGTGGGCCGATGGGACCGGTAATGGTGACCGCGGATGAAATCGCGGACCCACATAATCTAGATATTAAGTTGTGGTTGAACAACGAATTGCGCCAACACGACAACACTGGTCGCCTGATTTTCAACATCCCGTTCCTTATCTCATTCGTATCTCAGATCATGACGCTTGAGCCAGGAGATGTTATCGCGACAGGGACGCCGGGGGCGTAG
- a CDS encoding cupin domain-containing protein: MTVQMTYEEQLNEFYGRLKSRNLGPLWNSIGSIMTTEPKPRVIPYLWKWDEVKKFVMESGELVTPDRGGERRVLFFSNPGSADLEPWGWGSLTHTLYAGIQLLLPGEKAPSHRHNQSAIRFIVQGSGAYTIVEGERVYMEEGDFLITPAGLWHDHVHDGDQPMLWLDCLDIPMLYQLGAMFFEHYPEFNQPVTRPDNFSTLRYSASGLRPVQDHDNHYAPQAVFKWKQTKQALDNLAKLEADPFDAYAVEYINPATGKAAANTIGAMMQYLPKGHHTSAHRHVHSAIYHVFDGEGYTVINGVKFAWQKGDTFVIPNWAWHEHVNTGNQDAYLFSTNDLPVMEALHLDRTEAHPDTHQAVTEEFKL, from the coding sequence ATGACAGTTCAAATGACATATGAGGAACAGTTGAACGAATTTTATGGACGTTTAAAGAGCAGAAATCTGGGGCCGCTATGGAACTCTATTGGAAGTATTATGACAACCGAACCAAAGCCGCGGGTCATCCCATACCTTTGGAAATGGGATGAGGTTAAGAAGTTCGTCATGGAGTCTGGGGAACTTGTGACACCGGATCGTGGGGGAGAGCGGCGGGTTTTGTTCTTCAGTAATCCAGGGTCTGCAGATCTAGAACCATGGGGCTGGGGGTCTCTCACACATACGTTATATGCTGGTATTCAATTGTTGCTCCCGGGCGAAAAGGCACCGTCACACCGCCATAATCAAAGTGCAATACGTTTCATTGTTCAAGGTTCCGGTGCCTACACAATCGTTGAGGGCGAACGCGTGTACATGGAAGAGGGTGACTTCCTCATCACACCGGCAGGGCTCTGGCACGATCACGTACATGACGGAGACCAACCGATGCTCTGGTTGGATTGCTTGGACATCCCAATGCTCTATCAATTAGGCGCTATGTTTTTCGAACACTATCCGGAGTTTAACCAGCCTGTGACTCGGCCAGATAATTTCTCGACGCTTCGCTACTCTGCGTCCGGGCTTCGCCCTGTTCAAGACCATGACAACCATTACGCCCCACAAGCGGTGTTCAAATGGAAGCAGACGAAACAGGCCTTAGACAATTTGGCAAAACTCGAAGCTGATCCATTTGACGCCTATGCGGTTGAATATATCAATCCAGCCACCGGGAAAGCAGCAGCGAATACGATTGGTGCGATGATGCAGTATCTGCCCAAGGGACACCACACTTCGGCACATCGTCATGTGCATAGTGCGATCTATCATGTATTTGACGGAGAGGGATATACAGTCATTAATGGCGTGAAGTTCGCTTGGCAAAAGGGAGACACGTTCGTGATTCCCAACTGGGCATGGCATGAACACGTTAACACGGGCAATCAAGATGCGTATTTGTTCTCAACCAACGATCTACCAGTTATGGAGGCGTTACATCTCGATAGAACAGAAGCGCATCCGGACACGCATCAGGCTGTGACAGAGGAATTCAAACTGTAA
- a CDS encoding YciI family protein produces the protein MKHVVFLREGTNEVSTEVITAHRDYLDKLRTKGILYGSGPFQNIVGGLLIYNVDDLTAAEEIILNDPIIKSGCRTFEVYSWSTND, from the coding sequence TTGAAACATGTTGTATTTTTACGAGAAGGCACGAATGAGGTATCGACTGAAGTAATTACGGCCCATAGAGATTATTTAGATAAGCTAAGGACAAAAGGGATTCTTTACGGTTCTGGACCATTTCAGAATATAGTTGGTGGATTATTAATTTACAACGTCGACGATTTAACTGCAGCTGAAGAAATTATTCTGAATGATCCAATAATTAAAAGTGGATGTAGAACATTTGAAGTGTACTCGTGGTCAACAAATGACTGA